In a single window of the Acidobacteriota bacterium genome:
- a CDS encoding FtsX-like permease family protein, whose product MKALDLKMLRDLWHLRGQAITTALVVACGVATFVAMRSTYDSLLASRDGYYAHFKFADVFASLKSAPESVRSRIAAIEGVTAVETRVVATVTIDLPDVREPVQGRVVSVSETDPNPLNGLYLQRGRALEPGHENEVVISGAFADANGLRPGDHLSAVLNGRLRKLFIAGIALSPEFIYEIRPGDIFPDNRRFGILWMNRKAAGSLFQLDNAFNDVVLTLGPSAVEADVIQKLDSILEPYGGFGAYTRIDQYSHRFVSNELAELQVFGTFIPAVFLGVTAFLLHLVLSRLVNVEREQIGLLKSFGYRDRDVGLHYLKLAVLAVAGGIVIGIGLGAWLGTGMAALYGQYFHFPVLDYSVSLKVIAYSVLISIGAASAGAVSAVIKAVSLPPAEAMRPETPPNFHAGFLETAGFRELLSARSRMVVRNIIRRPLKAFLSSLGISLSVALLFIGFYFFDAIYRIIDIQFGQIQREDVEVTFVEPRSGLSVYDLASLPGVIRVEPYRVVPAILRNGNRSRRVGISGASNDNELRRIIDRDFRRVNLPPEGIVLGKTIADSLGAVKGDRISVEVTEGSRPKKEVVISDIADELLGMGVYMELSALNRLMNEQNTVSGAFLSIENDKKDAVYKRLKTTPSVAGVAMPESTLSSFNETMARTIGTSTTFLIGFACVIAFGVVYNGARIALAERGRELASLRVLGYRQDEVGRLLLEEQAILTTFAIPLGFAIGLGICVIITQVVDAEIIRLPIVFSVRTFLFSGLIVAAAAILSGILVARRIGNMDLIAVLKTRE is encoded by the coding sequence ATGAAAGCCCTCGATCTGAAAATGCTGCGCGACCTATGGCACCTGCGGGGCCAGGCGATAACGACAGCGTTGGTCGTCGCCTGCGGCGTGGCCACGTTCGTGGCGATGCGGAGCACTTACGATTCGCTGCTGGCGAGCCGCGACGGCTATTACGCACATTTCAAATTCGCAGACGTATTCGCGTCGCTCAAGAGCGCTCCGGAATCGGTACGATCTCGCATCGCTGCCATCGAGGGCGTCACCGCGGTGGAGACGCGCGTCGTCGCGACAGTCACGATTGACCTGCCCGACGTCAGGGAGCCTGTTCAGGGACGTGTTGTTTCCGTGTCAGAGACCGACCCAAATCCGCTGAACGGGCTCTATCTGCAGCGGGGCCGAGCCTTGGAACCGGGCCATGAGAATGAGGTGGTCATCAGCGGCGCATTTGCCGATGCTAACGGCCTGCGGCCCGGAGACCACCTGAGCGCCGTTTTGAACGGACGTCTTAGAAAGTTGTTTATCGCAGGGATCGCTCTTTCGCCTGAGTTCATTTATGAGATACGGCCGGGCGACATCTTTCCTGACAATCGCCGTTTCGGCATCCTCTGGATGAACCGCAAGGCCGCCGGCTCGCTTTTCCAACTTGATAATGCATTCAACGACGTCGTGCTTACGCTCGGGCCGTCGGCTGTCGAGGCCGACGTTATTCAGAAGCTCGACAGCATTTTGGAGCCATACGGCGGCTTTGGCGCATATACGAGAATCGACCAATATTCACACCGTTTTGTCTCGAATGAGCTGGCGGAGCTGCAGGTTTTCGGTACGTTCATTCCTGCGGTTTTCCTTGGCGTGACCGCATTTCTGCTGCATCTGGTGCTTTCGCGGTTGGTGAATGTGGAACGCGAACAGATCGGACTTTTGAAATCATTCGGCTATCGCGACCGCGACGTCGGCCTGCATTATCTGAAACTTGCCGTTTTGGCCGTTGCCGGCGGCATAGTGATCGGCATCGGGCTCGGTGCGTGGCTCGGAACGGGCATGGCGGCATTGTACGGCCAGTACTTCCATTTTCCGGTGCTCGATTATTCGGTCTCGCTCAAGGTCATCGCATATTCAGTTCTTATCAGCATTGGTGCCGCATCGGCGGGAGCCGTTTCCGCGGTTATCAAGGCCGTTTCGCTGCCGCCCGCCGAAGCGATGCGGCCCGAAACGCCGCCGAATTTTCACGCCGGTTTTCTTGAGACCGCGGGATTCAGGGAACTGCTTTCGGCAAGGTCGCGAATGGTCGTGCGGAACATCATTCGAAGGCCGTTGAAAGCATTTCTGTCATCGCTGGGTATATCGCTTTCGGTCGCGCTTCTCTTCATCGGATTTTACTTTTTCGACGCGATCTACAGGATAATCGACATTCAGTTCGGTCAGATCCAACGCGAAGACGTCGAGGTCACCTTTGTCGAACCGCGATCCGGCCTGTCGGTTTATGACCTTGCGTCGCTGCCGGGCGTCATCAGGGTCGAGCCGTATCGGGTTGTTCCGGCGATACTGCGCAATGGCAATCGGTCGCGGAGGGTCGGCATCAGCGGAGCGTCGAACGACAATGAGCTTCGACGGATCATCGACCGTGATTTTCGCCGTGTCAATCTGCCGCCCGAAGGCATAGTTTTAGGCAAGACCATTGCAGATTCATTGGGTGCCGTAAAAGGTGACAGGATATCGGTCGAGGTCACGGAAGGGTCGCGGCCGAAAAAAGAAGTCGTAATTTCCGATATTGCTGATGAGCTGCTCGGCATGGGCGTTTATATGGAGTTGTCCGCCCTTAATAGGCTGATGAACGAACAGAACACAGTTTCAGGCGCATTTCTCTCGATCGAAAATGATAAGAAAGACGCGGTTTACAAACGCCTGAAAACAACGCCGTCGGTGGCGGGCGTCGCGATGCCGGAATCAACTCTTTCGAGTTTCAATGAGACGATGGCACGTACCATCGGGACATCGACCACATTTTTGATAGGTTTTGCCTGCGTAATTGCGTTCGGTGTAGTTTATAACGGAGCACGTATCGCCCTTGCCGAACGCGGGCGTGAGCTGGCCTCGCTTCGTGTACTTGGCTATAGGCAAGACGAAGTGGGCAGGCTTCTGCTGGAGGAGCAGGCGATACTGACCACATTTGCGATACCGCTCGGATTCGCCATCGGGCTTGGCATCTGTGTGATAATTACCCAAGTGGTCGATGCGGAGATCATACGGCTGCCGATCGTGTTTTCCGTTCGGACCTTTTTGTTTTCCGGGCTGATAGTGGCGGCCGCTGCGATACTCTCCGGAATTTTGGTCGCACGCCGTATCGGGAACATGGATCTGATAGCCGTGCTGAAAACCCGCGAGTGA
- a CDS encoding efflux RND transporter periplasmic adaptor subunit, with translation MPKRRTIYIAAGALLFLIVVYFGFIRSDAVTVETGSVSRGEMMSTIDAEGRVRYHERFVVTAPISGKMYRIQLHEGDRVPKGYVLTRIDPSPPRPTDPTRSPEPNVYAYAYNVYVPENGILTKIFVQSEGMVQAGAQLAEVSKPSQLEVVADILSTDAAKARPHMRVLVENWGGNGTLEARIRTIEPQAFTKVSSLGVEEQRVNVIADFDVPPNNIGDNYKADIRIVLWEGKDVLRVPMSALFKTGDDWQVFVVSGSKARTRTVQIGQRSTLYAEVLGGLDDGDTVVLYPPKDLTDRSRVKSN, from the coding sequence ATGCCAAAGCGAAGAACGATCTACATCGCCGCCGGAGCGTTGCTGTTCCTGATCGTGGTGTATTTCGGCTTTATTCGCTCTGATGCGGTCACGGTCGAAACGGGCTCCGTTTCACGCGGCGAGATGATGTCCACCATCGACGCCGAAGGCCGAGTAAGATATCACGAACGCTTTGTCGTTACTGCTCCTATTTCCGGCAAGATGTACCGCATTCAACTGCACGAGGGCGACCGCGTTCCGAAAGGTTACGTTCTGACCCGTATCGATCCGTCTCCGCCAAGGCCTACCGATCCGACGCGCTCCCCGGAGCCCAATGTTTACGCCTATGCCTACAACGTTTACGTGCCGGAGAACGGTATTCTCACCAAAATATTCGTTCAGAGCGAAGGCATGGTGCAGGCAGGCGCTCAGCTTGCTGAGGTAAGCAAACCGTCCCAGCTTGAGGTCGTAGCGGACATACTGTCAACAGATGCTGCAAAGGCGCGGCCGCATATGCGCGTTTTGGTCGAGAATTGGGGCGGCAACGGCACGCTCGAAGCAAGGATCAGGACGATAGAACCGCAGGCATTTACCAAGGTCTCATCGCTGGGCGTCGAAGAACAACGCGTAAACGTCATCGCCGATTTTGATGTACCGCCGAATAACATCGGCGACAATTATAAGGCAGACATTCGCATCGTGCTGTGGGAGGGCAAGGACGTGCTCCGCGTGCCGATGAGCGCTCTGTTCAAGACAGGCGATGATTGGCAGGTCTTTGTCGTGTCGGGATCAAAAGCCCGTACCCGCACCGTTCAGATCGGGCAAAGATCGACTCTATACGCCGAGGTGCTCGGCGGGCTTGATGACGGCGACACCGTTGTTCTGTATCCGCCAAAGGACCTGACGGACAGATCAAGGGTCAAGTCGAATTAG
- a CDS encoding molecular chaperone TorD family protein: MQKREENRLLREAAQWRMTALLFECPSEEWKREVADLASEVGDKDLKKAATSAQFEAGEGLYHATFGPGGPAPPREVTYRSWVQPGYLLAELSAFYDAFAYKPKTPDVPDHVAVEAGFIAYLKLKSAFAIANGDAEAAAVASETAERFVADHITKYAEKLAASLEFSGIEYLALAGKSLFDLAGKDPDAARTPLPVIQQVESDNFTCSVAGEVP; this comes from the coding sequence ATGCAGAAACGAGAAGAGAACAGACTGCTTCGTGAGGCCGCACAGTGGCGCATGACGGCGCTTCTTTTCGAATGCCCGTCGGAAGAATGGAAGCGTGAGGTAGCGGACCTTGCGTCTGAGGTCGGTGATAAAGACCTCAAAAAGGCGGCGACGAGCGCTCAATTCGAGGCCGGCGAGGGCCTGTATCATGCGACATTCGGCCCCGGCGGCCCGGCCCCGCCGCGTGAGGTAACTTACCGTAGTTGGGTTCAGCCGGGATATCTTTTGGCCGAACTCTCCGCTTTTTACGACGCGTTCGCTTACAAACCAAAAACTCCCGATGTGCCGGATCACGTCGCCGTCGAGGCCGGCTTTATCGCTTATCTGAAGCTCAAATCCGCATTTGCCATCGCGAACGGCGACGCCGAGGCCGCGGCTGTCGCGTCCGAGACAGCGGAACGATTTGTTGCCGATCACATTACGAAATACGCGGAAAAACTTGCCGCATCGTTGGAGTTCTCAGGTATCGAATATCTCGCTTTGGCCGGCAAGTCGCTGTTCGATCTGGCGGGAAAGGACCCAGACGCCGCACGTACCCCGCTGCCCGTGATACAACAGGTCGAATCGGATAATTTTACATGTTCGGTCGCGGGAGAAGTTCCCTAA